TTCCCCCCTTTGCGAAGGGGGGACAGGGGGGATTTAGCTTTCGTTGGCAGTAGAGCCGGAAACGTTTCGAACAGTAAGCCGTTCATTGTGAAACTGAAGGTGCTGCGGTCCTATCGACCTCAATCCCCGCTGTGCTTCGGCAGCAAAGAGATCAGCAGAGGGCCACTCATTTTCGTCGTGATGTGGAGATCAAGACGTTGCCGGGCGCGAAGATGAGGCCACAGCAGTTGCTCGGCAGCTTGCTTTATGACCGTCTTCAACTGGTCAGGGATGACAAGGCCAAAGGCAAATCCCCCCTGTCCCCCCTTCGCAAAGGGGGGAACGAAATGGCCTGGCCTCCTTTCTGGAGGGCCGATAGATACCGGTTCCCCGGAATTCTCGGATGAGCCTTCGCAAAGGGGGGACGCGAGGCCTCATGCGGCCCTTCATTGGAACATACTACGGCTTCCCCGGAATTCTCGGGTGAGCCTTTTCTCCTTTACACCTATGATTGGTTCCACGAGCGCATGGCTTTACTCGAAAACAGACGACTGCACATCGCTTTGATCCTCCTGGTGGGGGTCGCCGCCTATTGCATGACCTTCGACGTCCCCTTCGTCTTCGACGACGAGTCATCGATCGTGCACAATGACGTCATCAGGAACCTGTGGACCTTCCTCTCCGGCGAGGGGTACGGCTACTCCCCCCGCCGCTTTCTCGGATATCTCACCATCGCCGTCAATTACTGGGCCGGCGGCCTCCAGGTCGCCGGCTACCACGTGGTGAACCTGGTCATCCACCTCGCCTGCGCCATCCTCGTGTACTTCCTGGGGAAGAGCACCTTCCGCACCCCGCGGATGGCGGACACCTCCCTTTCCGAGCGCGCCGGGCCGGTCTCCCTTTTTGCAGCCCTTCTCTTCGTAGCGCACCCGGTTCAGACCCAGGCGGTCACCTACGTCATTCAGCGCCTCGCCTCCCTGGCGACCTTCTTTTACCTTCTTTCCCTCCTCCTGTACGTCGTTGCATCGCTGAGGGAGAGGAAAGGGGCGGCCGGGCGCGCTCCGCTTTACCTCGGGTCCCTTCTTGCCGCGGTCCTCGCCATGAAGACGAAGGAGATAGCCTTCACCCTCCCCTTCGCGATCGTTCTGTACGAAATCCTCTTCTTCGGCCCGCCGCGGCGGGAGAGGCTCCGCTGGCTCCTCCCCTTCGCCCTCACCCTGCCGATCATTCCCCTCTCGCTCGTCCACTTCGGGCCGGTGGACCCGGCAGTTCTGGACGGGACGGAGCGGATCAGCGCGGACCTCGGCACCCCGCGCCATCATTACCTTTTCACCCAGTTCCGGGTCATCGCGACCTACCTCAGGCTTCTTTTCCTGCCGGTCCGGCAGAACCTCGACTACGACTACCCGCTCTTCACCTCCTTCCTGGAGCCGCAGGTCGCCCTCTCCTTCCTCCTCCTCGCCGCGATCCTTTGTGCTGCTTTCTGGCTCATCGCCCGGGCACGCCGCAGCGGCGACAGCTCCCTCCTGGTGGTGAGCTTCGGGACTATCTGGTTCTTCCTCGCCCTCTCGGTGGAGTCGAGCGTCATCCCCATCAAGGACGTCATCTTCGAGCACCGCCTCTACCTGCCAAGCGTCGGCGCCTTCCTCGCGCTGGCAACAGGCGGGGCACTGCTGGCGCGGCGCCTGCCGAGGGGGGTTGCGACCGCGGCCGCCGGCTGCATCGTTCTCCTTCTGGCCGGCAGCACCTTCGCCAGAAACCAGGTGTGGCGCGACGAGGTGACCCTCACGCGCGACATCGCCGAGAAGTCTCCGGAGAAGGCCAGGGTGCACGCAAACCTCGCCGCGGCGCTTCTCAAGAAAGGTGAGCTCGATGAGGCGCTCAGGGAGGCGGAGCTCTCTGCGAGGCTGAACCCAGCCAAGGTCGAGCCGCACAACATACTGGGGATGCTGTACGGCCGCGCGGGAGCGTACGACAGGGCGATTGCCGAGCTCTCCACCGCCGTCTCCATCGACCCGAAGTTCCCCCCTGCACGGGAGAACCTGGGGGACGCCTATCGCGGCAAGGGGATGTATCCCCAGGCGATAGAGCATTACCAGGCAGCACTGAAGCTGCAGCCGCTGAGCGCGGAGCTGTACAACAAGCGCGGCACCGCCTACGGCGAGATGGGAGACATGGCAAACGCCGCCGCCTCCTTCGCCGAGGCGCTGCGCCTCGACCCGGCAAACGCCGTCTACCGCGCAAATGCCAGAGCAGCATCCGGCGGTTCCCCCTGATGCAACGACGGAGCCGCTCGGGATTTGCGAAGAGCGCCGGGGAGAGCCGCGGGTTCTCGGCCGCCTGGCGGGAAGTCCGATGAAGGCGTCCCTTGCCTGTCTTCTGCCGGCATCGGTGCGCAGCTACCTGGAGGGGCGGCACTATCTGAAGAAAGCGATCAGCAGCACAGGGTGGCACATCTCCGACAGCGTGCTGCGCATGGGGGTCGGACTCCTCGTCAATATCTGGGTCACCCGTTATCTCGGCCCCGAACGCTTCGGCGTCCTGAGTTACGCCACCGCCTTCGTCTCTCTCGTCTCCTCCATCGGGCTCCTCGGCCTGGACGGAGTCGCGGTCCGCAACCTCGTCCGCAACCCCGCAGAGAGCGACACGATCCTCGGCAGCACCTTCCTCTTGAAAGCCGTCGGCGCCCTCTGCGCCTTCGCCGCCACCGTCGCCTCCATACTGGTGCTGAGACCGGGAGACCCCGCTTCCCTCGCCCTCGTCGCCATCATCTCCATCGGCACCCTCTTCCAGGCCTTCGGCACGGTCTCCTTCCACTTCCAGGCGGAGGTGCGCTCGAAGTACCCTGCCCTGGCACGAAGCGGCGCGTTCCTCGCGGTATCCGCCGCGAAGGTCGTCCTCATCCTTGTCGGCGCGCCGCTGGTCGCATTTGCCTGGGCGGCGTCCGCGGAGATCGTCCTCGGCTCAGTGGCGCTCGTTGCTGCCTACCGGTGCTGCGGCGGGCGCATGACGTCGTGGCGGGCATCGCTGCCGATGGTGCGCGAACTGCTGCACGACAGCTGGCCACTCCTTCTGAGCGACCTCTCCATGCTTATGTACCTGCGCATGGACAAGCTGATACTCGGGGAGCTGAAGGGGAACACCGAGCTCGGCATTTACTCCGTCGCCGCGCTCCTGGCGGAAGGACTTTACTTTATCCCTACCGCGGTCTATACTTCCGCGTTCCCGCGCATCGTGGAATCCCGCGCCGCGGGGGAAGCGGCTTTCCAGGAGTGCCTGCAGCGCTTTTACAACCTGATGGCGCTCCTCGGCTACGGCATCGCCATCCCCGTCACCCTGGTGGCATGGTGGCTGGTCCCCCTCCTCTTCGGCGCCTCCTACCAGGGGGCCGCCCTTATGCTCGTGGGGCTTGCCTGGGGGGGTATCTTCATCAACCTCATGATGGCACGCAGTCAGTATCTCACCGCCATGAACTGGACAAGGCTCCACTTCATCACCGACTTTCTCGGTGCGGCAGTGAACATCCTTTTGAACTTCATCCTCATCCCGCGTTACGGGGGGATGGGGGCCGTCGCCGCCTCCGGGATCGCCTACTGGTTCGTGGCGCATGGCTCCTGCTTCCTCTTCCCCCCCCTGCGCAGGACCGGAACCATGATGACGAGGTCCCTCCTCTATCCCCGGGTCTGGTAGCGCCCAGTATCGAAGGAAACACATGGAATCATGCCTGATCTGCAGCACTGAAATCTCCCCGTTCATCGATTTTGGCAAGATGCCCCTCGGCAACGGCTTTCTCCTCCCCGAACAATACGAACAGGAGTATTTCTTTTCCATGCGCGTCGGCTTCTGCCCCGTCTGCGGCATGGTGCAGCTCCTCGAGCAGCCGGACCGGGAGCGGATGTTTCACGACAACTACGCCTTCTTCTCCGGCACCTCACGCTACATGGCGGTCCATTTCCGGGAGTTTGCGGAGGGGGTCATGGAGCGCTACCTCGCGGAGCCGGACCCCTTCGTGGTGGAAATGGGGAGCAACGACGGGATCATGCTGCAAAACTTCGCCGCCGCCGGGATGAGGCACCTCGGGGTGGAGCCTTCCGGAAACGTGGCGCAGGTCGCGCGGGAGAAGGGGATAAACACCGTCACCGAGTTCTTCGGGGCCGACCTTGCCCGCCGCATCGTCGCAGAAAACGGCCAGGCGGACGCCTTCCTCGCCGCGAACGTCATGTGCCACATCCCGTACCTGCACACCATCGTCGAGGGGATCGACCTCCTCCTGAAGCCCTCCGGGGTCGTCATCTTCGAGGACCCTTACCTCGGGGACGTGGTGGAGAAGACCTCCTACGACCAGATCTACGACGAGCATACCTTCCTCTTCTGCACAGCCTCGGTCAGCTACCTCTTCGCCCGCTACGGCTTCGAAGTCATCGACGTGGAGCCGCAGGTTACCCACGGCGGCTCCATGCGCTACGTGCTCTGCCGCAAGGGGATGCGACCGGTCTCCCCCGCCGTCCCCCGCCAGCTCGAGAAGGAGCGCGCCATGGGGCTGCACCTGCCGGAGACGTACGACAGGTTCCGCAAAAAGTGCGAGGAGTCGCGCGACCGCCTCATCTCCCTCCTGCGGGAACTAAAGGCCCAGGGGAAACGGGTGGTGGGATATGGCGCCACCTCGAAGAGCACCACCATCACCAACTACTGCGGCATCACCCCCGACCTGGTGGAGTTTGTGAGCGATACGACGCCCATCAAGCAGGGGAAATTCAGTCCCGGCGCTCACATCCCGGTGCGCCCCTATGAGGAGTTCGTCTCCAGCTATCCCGACTACGCCCTCCTCTTTGCCTGGAACCACGCCCGCGAGATCATGGAGAAGGAAGAGGCCTTCCGTGCCTCCGGGGGGAAGTGGATCGTCTATGTCCCCGAGGTGGGGGTGCTGGAATAGCTCCGGGGTGGTATCGGTGCAGCGTGAGGGCGCGAGGGGAGAACGGACCCGCAGTTTCGGCGGTTTTTCGGTATTGAGCACATGAAGCGGTACAGTTTCGACATCGACGTCACGGGCGCCTGCAACCTTCGCTGCCCCTGCTGCCCTCAGGGAAACCTGAAGGAGTACCGCCTGCCGCACGGTTTCATCGACCCGCAGCTTCTGGAGAAGATCGTGGCGAAGGCCACCTCCGAGGCCGCACTCTCCCGCATCAGCCTTTTCAGCTGGGCCGAACCGCTCCTCCACCCGGAAATCACGGAACTCGTCCGGATCGTGCGCCGAAGCGGCACGGTCTGCTACCTGAGCTCCAACCTGAACCTCCTCCCCGACCCCGACGCCCTTATGGCGGCCAACCCCGATGTGCTCCGTATCTCCGCCTCCGGCTTTACCCAGGGAACGTACGGCCGCTTTCACCGCGGCGGAGACGTGGAGCGGGTCAAGAAGCACATGGTGGAACTGGCCGAGGCGAGAAAACGCCGCGGTGCCTCCACGAGGATCTACGTCTACTACCACCGCTACCGGGGGAACCTGAAGGAGGAGCCGCTGATGCGGGACTTCGCCAGGGAGCTCGGTTTCGGCTTCCAGTCCGTGTGGGCGCTCCTCTTCCCTCTGGAGAAGATCCTCCCCCTGGCCGACGGCGGGGAGGGTTTCCCCCTCACCGAGGAGGACCGGCAGCTCATGGCGGAGCTCGCCCTCCCCGTGGAAGAGGCGCTGGCTGTTGCCGCCCGCCATTCTCAGCAGCCGTGCGCCCTGAAGGATGGCGCCCTCTCCATCGACTTCAGGGGAGACGTCCAGCTCTGCTGCGGGATCTTCGACGCCTCGCGCTTCACCATCGGCAACTATCTGGAGATGCCGCTGGCCGAGATCCAGCGCCTGCGCGCGGAGCACCCGATGTGCCGCCGCTGCATCCGCGGGGGGGGACATGTCTACCTTTGCTATGGCGCACGGGAACTTGCGGAACTGGCGGTCGCCAATGTAGCCGCCGACGATAGGAAACTCCTGGGGCTGAAGCGGGAGCTCGCGCGCCGCAGAGTCGGCGAGATGCTGCTGAAGGTTTCCGCCGTCATCCCCGAAGAGCTGAAGTGGAGGGTGCAGAGAGAGCTCGAGCGACTGTCGCAGTGGCAGGGGGGGGGACGATGAGGGACACCGCCACAGCCCAAGCGCTTGCCGGGAAAAAGCTCCTCATCACCGGCGCCGCCGGTTACCTCGCCGCTGCGCTCACCGCGCTCCTGCGCGATGTGGAGTGCACCATCGTGAGGGTGCACCGCCACGGAGCCCCCCTCCCCCACCCCGGTGGAAAGGTAGCGGTCGTGGACGTAGCCGGCGACGTGCGCGACCCTCGACTCTGGGAGGGGGGGTGCCTCGAAGGGGTCTCGACCGTCTTCCACCTCGCAGCCCAGACGAGCAGCTACGCAGCGGACGCCGATCCCGTGGCTGATCATGCCGCAAACGTGCTGCCGATGCTCCACCTCCTGGAGCAGTGCCGCCACGCGGGCAGCGTCCCCGCCGTCTGCTTCTCCAGCACCGTGACGATCGCCGGCCTCCCGCAGCTCCTCCCGGTGAACGAGAGCCACCCGGACCACCCGGTCACGATGTACGACCTGCACAAGCAGATGGCGGAACAGTACCTGTCCCGCTACTCAGAGCTCGGGGCCGTGCACGGCGTGGCGCTGAGGCTCCCCAACGTCTACGGCCCGGGACCCAGGAGCAGCCGCTCCGACCGCGGGATCCTGAACCAGATGATCCGGCGGGCTCTTGCCGGGGAGCCGCTGACGGTGTACGGCGCGGGGGACCAGCTCAGGGACTACCTCTACGTGGAGGACGTGGCGCGGGCGCTCGTTGCCGCCGCCCTGCACGCCGAGGCTCTCTCCGGCGAGCACTTCGTGATCGGCAGCGGCACGGGATACACCATTGCGCAGGCGCTGGCGCTCGTCGCCGAACGCTGCCGAGCAAAGACCGGGACGAGCCCTGAGATACGGCACATCGATCCGCCGCAGGGGCTCTCTCCCATCGAGGCGCGCAACTTCGTGGCCGACTACGGAAGGTTTTGGGCGGCTACCGGATGGGAGCCTGCCGTACCACTTCCTGACGGAATCGACCGGACCCTGGAGGCTTATCTATGAACATACTGATCATCGGCGGTGCCGGCTTTCTCGGTGCCAACATGGTACGGCGCTGCCTGAAGGAGCCGGGAGTGCGGGTAACGGTGCTCGACTCCCTCGACCCCCACCTGCACGCCAGCACCAGGACCCTCTCGGAGGTATGGGACCGGATCCGCTTCGTGCGTGGCGACATCCGGGACGAGACGCTTCTCGCAGAGATCGTGCAAGGGCAGGATGTGATCTTCAACTGCGCCGCCCAGACCTCGCACCCCCTCTCCATCCAGTACCCCCTCCTCGACGCCGAGATCAACTGCCTCGGGAACCTGAAGCTCCTGGAGAGCATCCGCCTCTTGAACCGGAAGGCGCGGGTGGTGTACACCTCCAGCAGCACCGTCATCGGGAAGGCCCTGACCGAAGTCGTGGACGAGGACCACTGGGAGCGCCCGCTGGAGATCTATTCGGCGAACAAGGGTGTCGCCGAGAAGTACTACCGCATCTACCACACGCTGCACGACCTGGACACGGTGGTGCTGCGCTTCGCCAACCTGTACGGCGCGTACGGGAAGGGGCACCCGGAGTTCGGCTTCATCAACTACTTTATCCAGCTTGCCTGGGCCGGGGAGGAGATCAAGATCTTCGGCAGCGGCGAGCAGATGCGCAACGTCCTTTTCGCCGATGACGCGGTGGAGATCCTCTGGCGTGCGGCGCACGCCCCTGCGCTGGTGGGGGAAAGCTGGTTTGCCACAGGGGACGAACATCTCAGCGTCGCCGAAATCGCCAGAAAGATCGTGGAGATCTTCGGGCGCGGGCGGGTCACCCACGTGGAGTGGCCCGAAGAGAGGAAAAGGATAGAGATTGACCACGTCCTCTTCTCCTCGGACCGGCTGCGCTCGATGGTGGAATGGCACCCGGGGCACACGATGGAGACGGGGCTTCACCTGGTGAAGGAGATCCTGGAGCGGCAGGAAAGGGGGAGAAGATGAAGATAGTGGTGACCGGTGCCCTCGGACACATAGGGTCCCGGCTGATACGGGAGATCCCTGCGGCGCTCCCCGGAGCGCACGTCGTCATGCTGGACGACCTTTCCACACAACGCTACTGCTCCCTCTTCGACCTTCCGGTGCAGGGGAGCTACTCCTTTCACGAGGCGGACGTCCTGACGGAGGATCTCGCCCCCCTATTCGCCGGTGCCTCCGCGGTCGTGCATCTCGCGGCGATCACCAACGCGGCCGGGAGCTTCCAGAATCCGGAGGCCGTGGAGCAGGTGAACTACCGGGGGACGGAGCGAGTGGCACGTGGGTGCATCGAGGCAGGCGTTCCGCTCATCCTCCTCTCGACCACCAGCGTGTACGGCACCCAAGCCGACGTGGTGGATGAGGACTGCACCGCTGAGGCACTCCAGCCGCAGAGCCCGTACGCAGGATCGAAGCTGCGTGCGGAGCGTCTCGTGGAGCGGCTGGGGCGCGAGGAGGGCCTCTCCTTTGTCACGCTGCGCTTCGGGACGAT
The DNA window shown above is from Geomonas sp. RF6 and carries:
- a CDS encoding radical SAM protein codes for the protein MKRYSFDIDVTGACNLRCPCCPQGNLKEYRLPHGFIDPQLLEKIVAKATSEAALSRISLFSWAEPLLHPEITELVRIVRRSGTVCYLSSNLNLLPDPDALMAANPDVLRISASGFTQGTYGRFHRGGDVERVKKHMVELAEARKRRGASTRIYVYYHRYRGNLKEEPLMRDFARELGFGFQSVWALLFPLEKILPLADGGEGFPLTEEDRQLMAELALPVEEALAVAARHSQQPCALKDGALSIDFRGDVQLCCGIFDASRFTIGNYLEMPLAEIQRLRAEHPMCRRCIRGGGHVYLCYGARELAELAVANVAADDRKLLGLKRELARRRVGEMLLKVSAVIPEELKWRVQRELERLSQWQGGGR
- a CDS encoding flippase, which codes for MKASLACLLPASVRSYLEGRHYLKKAISSTGWHISDSVLRMGVGLLVNIWVTRYLGPERFGVLSYATAFVSLVSSIGLLGLDGVAVRNLVRNPAESDTILGSTFLLKAVGALCAFAATVASILVLRPGDPASLALVAIISIGTLFQAFGTVSFHFQAEVRSKYPALARSGAFLAVSAAKVVLILVGAPLVAFAWAASAEIVLGSVALVAAYRCCGGRMTSWRASLPMVRELLHDSWPLLLSDLSMLMYLRMDKLILGELKGNTELGIYSVAALLAEGLYFIPTAVYTSAFPRIVESRAAGEAAFQECLQRFYNLMALLGYGIAIPVTLVAWWLVPLLFGASYQGAALMLVGLAWGGIFINLMMARSQYLTAMNWTRLHFITDFLGAAVNILLNFILIPRYGGMGAVAASGIAYWFVAHGSCFLFPPLRRTGTMMTRSLLYPRVW
- a CDS encoding tetratricopeptide repeat protein encodes the protein MALLENRRLHIALILLVGVAAYCMTFDVPFVFDDESSIVHNDVIRNLWTFLSGEGYGYSPRRFLGYLTIAVNYWAGGLQVAGYHVVNLVIHLACAILVYFLGKSTFRTPRMADTSLSERAGPVSLFAALLFVAHPVQTQAVTYVIQRLASLATFFYLLSLLLYVVASLRERKGAAGRAPLYLGSLLAAVLAMKTKEIAFTLPFAIVLYEILFFGPPRRERLRWLLPFALTLPIIPLSLVHFGPVDPAVLDGTERISADLGTPRHHYLFTQFRVIATYLRLLFLPVRQNLDYDYPLFTSFLEPQVALSFLLLAAILCAAFWLIARARRSGDSSLLVVSFGTIWFFLALSVESSVIPIKDVIFEHRLYLPSVGAFLALATGGALLARRLPRGVATAAAGCIVLLLAGSTFARNQVWRDEVTLTRDIAEKSPEKARVHANLAAALLKKGELDEALREAELSARLNPAKVEPHNILGMLYGRAGAYDRAIAELSTAVSIDPKFPPARENLGDAYRGKGMYPQAIEHYQAALKLQPLSAELYNKRGTAYGEMGDMANAAASFAEALRLDPANAVYRANARAASGGSP
- a CDS encoding NAD-dependent epimerase/dehydratase family protein → MRDTATAQALAGKKLLITGAAGYLAAALTALLRDVECTIVRVHRHGAPLPHPGGKVAVVDVAGDVRDPRLWEGGCLEGVSTVFHLAAQTSSYAADADPVADHAANVLPMLHLLEQCRHAGSVPAVCFSSTVTIAGLPQLLPVNESHPDHPVTMYDLHKQMAEQYLSRYSELGAVHGVALRLPNVYGPGPRSSRSDRGILNQMIRRALAGEPLTVYGAGDQLRDYLYVEDVARALVAAALHAEALSGEHFVIGSGTGYTIAQALALVAERCRAKTGTSPEIRHIDPPQGLSPIEARNFVADYGRFWAATGWEPAVPLPDGIDRTLEAYL
- a CDS encoding class I SAM-dependent methyltransferase, with the protein product MESCLICSTEISPFIDFGKMPLGNGFLLPEQYEQEYFFSMRVGFCPVCGMVQLLEQPDRERMFHDNYAFFSGTSRYMAVHFREFAEGVMERYLAEPDPFVVEMGSNDGIMLQNFAAAGMRHLGVEPSGNVAQVAREKGINTVTEFFGADLARRIVAENGQADAFLAANVMCHIPYLHTIVEGIDLLLKPSGVVIFEDPYLGDVVEKTSYDQIYDEHTFLFCTASVSYLFARYGFEVIDVEPQVTHGGSMRYVLCRKGMRPVSPAVPRQLEKERAMGLHLPETYDRFRKKCEESRDRLISLLRELKAQGKRVVGYGATSKSTTITNYCGITPDLVEFVSDTTPIKQGKFSPGAHIPVRPYEEFVSSYPDYALLFAWNHAREIMEKEEAFRASGGKWIVYVPEVGVLE
- a CDS encoding NAD-dependent epimerase/dehydratase family protein translates to MKIVVTGALGHIGSRLIREIPAALPGAHVVMLDDLSTQRYCSLFDLPVQGSYSFHEADVLTEDLAPLFAGASAVVHLAAITNAAGSFQNPEAVEQVNYRGTERVARGCIEAGVPLILLSTTSVYGTQADVVDEDCTAEALQPQSPYAGSKLRAERLVERLGREEGLSFVTLRFGTIFGISPGMRFHTAINKFCWQAVMGQPITVWRTALNQYRPYLDVVDGVEALLFVIKKELYDRRVYNVVTVNTSVAAITEIIRSYVPGISIAYVDTRIMNQLSYHVSGRRFLEAGFSCKGDLERGIRDTIARLQQATAAATPQEAA
- a CDS encoding NAD-dependent epimerase/dehydratase family protein, giving the protein MNILIIGGAGFLGANMVRRCLKEPGVRVTVLDSLDPHLHASTRTLSEVWDRIRFVRGDIRDETLLAEIVQGQDVIFNCAAQTSHPLSIQYPLLDAEINCLGNLKLLESIRLLNRKARVVYTSSSTVIGKALTEVVDEDHWERPLEIYSANKGVAEKYYRIYHTLHDLDTVVLRFANLYGAYGKGHPEFGFINYFIQLAWAGEEIKIFGSGEQMRNVLFADDAVEILWRAAHAPALVGESWFATGDEHLSVAEIARKIVEIFGRGRVTHVEWPEERKRIEIDHVLFSSDRLRSMVEWHPGHTMETGLHLVKEILERQERGRR